The Brassica napus cultivar Da-Ae chromosome C7, Da-Ae, whole genome shotgun sequence genome has a segment encoding these proteins:
- the LOC111212870 gene encoding uncharacterized protein LOC111212870: MRKFTEWMPKELEVMKKDPVFSQIFKLHKNGLWFSARVVHSFLCRELEFEDWKYDGGFWSNVLRRKDGTVTLFNLWNKDKEAVKKWKNADRIRLIYLAIILCVVLARDEKANIPLKYIKVVMDLEKIWAMEAVPKIGNLCGKKLDKGFTNGPRCINWMGAGNVSYEEIIWLEQILTPEDDIYAYIDWRGNYDVVQSDAFRRDDDVEDDRIKKLMELIRTKHDFSDHIWEIKETPEVCSDLHDEAPVNDESAVNDESAENDEDYHTPKGSKNLSSTSRRGKKRLPDRGMEKRKHKVLSSGPKQAPFNEDMKAFVAQLFEQSFSGIEQRLQRQMTETVEQMKTELKDSRKEASVDVELGEPLA; this comes from the exons ATGCGAAAGTTCACTGAGTGGATGCCAAAGGAGTTGGAAGTTATGAAAAAAGATCCGGTTTTTTCTCAGATTTTTAAGCTGCATAAGAATGGTCTTTGGTTCTCAGCGAGAGTGGTACACAGCTTCTTGTGTAGGGAGCTG GAGTTCGAAGACTGGAAATATGACGGTGGTTTCTGGAGCAATGTGTTGAGGAGAAAAGATGGAACAGTTACACTCTTCAACCTGTGGAATAaggacaaggaagctgttaAGAAGTGGAAGAATGCAGATCGCATACGACTCATCTATCTGGCCATCATTCTTTGTGTGGTTTTAGCGAGAGATGAGAAGGCTAATATCCCCCTCAAATACATCAAGGTGGTCATGGATCTTGAGAAG atttgggcaatggaagcTGTACCAAAGATTGGGAATCTTTGTGGAAAAAAACTTGACAAAGGTTTCACGAACGGTCCTAGATGCATAAACTGGATGGGAGCTGGAAATGTGTCATATGAGGAGATTATTTGGTTGGAGCAAATACTGACACCTGAG GATGACATCTATGCATATATCGACTGGAGAGGAAATTATGATGTAGTCCAATCTGATGCTTTTCGCAGAGATGATGATGTGGAGGATGATAGAATCAAGAAACTGATGGAGTTGATAAGAACAAAACATGATTTTAGTGACCATATTTGGGAAATCAAAGAAACTCCAGAGGTTTGTTCAGATCTTCATGATGAAGCACCTGTGAATGATGAATCGGCTGTGAATGATGAATCAGCTGAGAATGATGAAGACTATCATACTCCAAAAGGATCAAAGAACCTAAGCTCTACATCAAGAAGGGGTAAGAAGAGGCTTCCGGATCGTGGTATGGAAAAAAGGAAGCATAAGGTTCTCTCTAGTGGACCTAAGCAAGCGCCTTTTAATGAAGACATGAAGGCTTTTGTGGCACAGTTGTTTGAGCAGAGTTTCTCTGGAATAGAACAGCGGCTACAAAGACAGATGACTGAGACAGTTGAGCAAATGAAGACAGAGCTTAAAGATTCACGGAAGGAAGCAAGCGTTGACGTTGAGCTTGGAGAGCCTTTAGCGTAG
- the LOC106441319 gene encoding uncharacterized protein LOC106441319: protein MAQIVETTFTKEEENNQRRNPSPAPNLTHQWRCQVDASWVEASDGIGMGFVLFEQEVEVLRGRCKGPQTETPLHAEAESLCWAMKEVNNRGCRRINFESDCQQLVHIIQQKKQWPALEPVLDEIKAMNALFKDLSLMFISRSANVCADNLAKEVRAREQCFSFYEVKDPIRLAI, encoded by the coding sequence ATGGCACAGATCGTTGAGACGACCTTCacgaaagaagaagaaaataaccaGAGGAGAAATCCTTCCCCAGCACCTAACCTAACGCATCAGTGGAGATGTCAGGTTGACGCGTCATGGGTGGAGGCAAGCGATGGAATTGGAATGGGTTTTGTCTTGTTTGAACAGGAAGTGGAGGTGTTAAGAGGACGGTGCAAAGGACCACAAACAGAGACGCCACTACACGCAGAGGCCGAGAGCTTATGTTGGGCGATGAAAGAAGTAAACAACCGGGGATGCCGGCGCATAAACTTTGAATCTGATTGTCAACAGCTCGTGCACATAATACAACAAAAGAAACAGTGGCCTGCTCTGGAACCGGTTTTGGACGAAATTAAAGCTATGAATGCTCTCTTTAAAGACTTATCTCTTATGTTTATCTCTCGATCAGCAAATGTCTGTGCGGATAATCTTGCCAAAGAGGTCCGAGCACGCGAGCAATGCTTCAGCTTCTATGAAGTAAAGGATCCGATTAGGCTAGCTATATAG